One segment of Purpureocillium takamizusanense chromosome 7, complete sequence DNA contains the following:
- a CDS encoding NADP-retinol dehydrogenase (EggNog:ENOG503NU2V~COG:Q): protein MGQSTTSDKFDPDKDIPSLQNKVILVTGGNIGLGRQAILEYAKHKPKQIWLAARNLDKARAAVNEIQQQAPGAPIRILQMDLTSFASIQRAARAFLQESGRLDILMLNAGIMATLPGLTEDGYEVQFGTNHMGHALLTKLLLPMLDKTAQRSPDADVRVVVLTSEGHKLGPKAGILFDTLKTEYAHVDPFVRYGQSKFANVLFARQLAHRNPRLTVAAVHPGVVHTNLEASATGISKSDRANGPLANLPHVPVNEGVKNQLWASVSKDLVSGEYYEPVGKPDKVRKLGKNDELAKALWDWTEAELKAQCGEPSSKL from the coding sequence ATGGGGCAATCCACCACCTCTGACAAGTTCGACCCTGACAAAGACATACCGTCGTTGCAGAACAAAGTGATTCTTGTCACGGGCGGCAACATTGGCCTCGGCAGACAGGCAATCCTTGAATACGCCAAACACAAGCCAAAGCAGATATGGCTCGCGGCGCGCAACCTCGATAAGGCCCGGGCAGCCGTCAATGAGATTCAGCAGCAAGCTCCGGGTGCGCCCATCCGGATTTTGCAAATGGACTTGACATCCTTCGCATCAATCCAAAGGGCGGCTCGCGCATTCCTGCAAGAGTCTGGCCGTCTTGACATCCTCATGCTCAATGCAGGCATCATGGCGACATTGCCAGGGCTGACTGAGGACGGATACGAGGTGCAGTTCGGGACGAATCACATGGGCCATGCGCTTCTCACCAAGCTCCTGCTTCCCATGCTGGACAAGACGGCCCAGCGcagccccgacgccgacgtgcgAGTGGTGGTGCTCACGTCTGAGGGCCACAAACTCGGCCCCAAAGCGGGCATCCTCTTCGACACTCTCAAGACAGAATACGCTCACGTGGACCCCTTTGTGCGCTACGGCCAGAGCAAGTTTGCCAACGTCCTTTTCGCGCGGCAGCTTGCGCATCGGAACCCTCGTCTGACGGTTGCGGCGGTTCACCCGGGGGTCGTACATACGAACCTCGAGGCTAGCGCGACGGGCATATCCAAGTCAGATCGGGCGAACGGGCCGCTCGCTAACCTTCCGCACGTGCCAGTCAATGAGGGTGTCAAGAATCAGCTGTGGGCGTCCGTATCAAAGGATCTCGTGAGCGGCGAGTACTATGAGCCCGTGGGGAAGCCTGACAAGGTGCGGAAGCTAGGGAAGAATGACGAGCTCGCAAAGGCGTTGTGGGATTGGACAGAGGCAGAACTGAAGGCGCAATGTGGCGAGCCTTCCTCGAAGTTGTGA
- a CDS encoding uncharacterized protein (COG:S~EggNog:ENOG503P5UC), giving the protein MAPPKGSRATDDHKAEGGTTKEKSAAPSSVKMRRGASQTNAATHGLIKGANAPTSAAAQHTAATAAAAAAAEAATPTLNWTTFDRAALNAYRREYRLSTPTSFSSTYHQLVLSRPGGIGLYSPTMARRNGALRRQGKEQLAMAVRKHFNGVGVQENDVIVDFLHKIHSERVARTSGPTRTGAIVTK; this is encoded by the exons ATGGCGCCTCCGAAGGGCTCGCGCGCCACCGACGACCACAAGGCCGAAGGTGGCACCACCAAGGAGAAGTCagccgcgccctcgtccgtcaaGATGCGCCGTGGGGCCAGCCAGACGAACGCCGCTACCCACGGCCTGATCAAAGGCGCCAACGCGCCCACctccgcggccgcccagcatACCGCTGctaccgctgctgctgctgccgctgccgaggccgctACTCCTACC CTGAACTGGACCACGTtcgaccgcgccgcgctgAACGCGTACCGTCGCGAATACCGGCTCTCCACGCCgacctccttctccagcaCGTACCACCAGCTCGTCCTCTCTCGGCCCGGAGGCATCGGGCTCTACTCGCCGACCATGGCGCGCAGAAATGGAGCCTTGCGTCGCCAGggcaaggagcagctcgccatggcggtgCGCAAGCACTTCAacggcgtgggcgtgcaAGAGAATGACGTCATTGTCGACTTTCTTCACAAGATACACAGCGAGAGGGTCGCGAGGACATCCGGACCGACCCGTACAGGTGCGATTGTTACAAAGTAG
- a CDS encoding Choline dehydrogenase (EggNog:ENOG503P02X~CAZy:AA3~COG:E~SECRETED:SignalP(1-19~SECRETED:cutsite=SLA-EL~SECRETED:prob=0.5826)) — MLFSKGALLVPLLARLSLAELAADKSTPNHHDNDAFDYIVVGSGPGGGPLAVNLAHAGYSVLLLEAGQNHTDKESQQIPAFFGEAQFDAEQGWWFYVKHFDDEAESAKDSKLVWTQPNGEYWVGFDPPKGSKQLGFWYPRAGTLGGCDTHNGGVTVYPSEWDWDNIANITGDETWGHDHMRSYFEKLERNTFLPKGAPGHGFDGYQPVGVGDKALFEKDPQIVAVAQGSVAALGFKERSESHDWDVILKKDSNGKIPDRDLQNDAYQLSFKRDENKKRYSAANRVNDGIAMGLPLTVRFNSLVTRVLVDGDRKATGVEFLEGTMLYKADPRVQKSGANNTGTRRTVTAKREVIIAGGTFNTPQILMLSGIGPAEHLKTFDIPVVADLPGVGGNLQDHYEVPVIHGFPNNFTLFDGCIVDKGKVSPCYEQWRTNGTGPWTTLGFPQILQWTTSVAPRGERDIIMYSYPDAIRGHLPPYTDFTKFRDGANKYTFTIAESHSRNRAGTVRLTSSDPRDMPEIDFKYFVDGADEDIQGLVDAIKFARKIFDSVPGLKGTAAEEWFPGRNVSSVEELRNFVKYEAYGHHPTGTAAIGGEGNAMAVLDSRFRVRGIQGLRVVDASIFPDVPGTFPLIAIFMISEKASDVILQDAKDTRD; from the coding sequence ATGTTGTTCTCCAAGGGCGCCTTGTTGGTGCCCCTTCTCGCACGACTCTCTCTTGCCGAACTAGCCGCGGATAAATCGACACCAAACCATCATGACAATGACGCGTTCGACTACATTGTCGTTGGTTCCggacctggcggcggccccttAGCGGTGAACCTCGCGCATGCGGGCTACTCTGTGCTTCTCCTGGAGGCTGGCCAAAACCATACCGACAAGGAGAGCCAGCAGATTCCTGCGTTTTTTGGAGAAGCACAGTTCGACGCAGAGCAGGGTTGGTGGTTTTACGTCAAAcacttcgacgacgaggcggagtCCGCAAAGGACAGTAAGCTTGTATGGACGCAGCCTAACGGCGAGTACTGGGTCGGCTTCGACCCCCCAAAGGGCTCGAAGCAGCTCGGCTTCTGGTACCCGAGAGCCGGGACCCTGGGCGGATGCGACACACACAATGGCGGCGTGACGGTGTATCCGTCTGAGTGGGATTGGGACAACATCGCCAATATCACTGGTGATGAGACTTGGGGCCACGACCACATGCGGTCCTActtcgagaagctcgagagGAACACCTTCCTTCCGAAGGGCGCGCCCGGCCATGGCTTTGATGGATATCAACctgttggcgttggcgacaAGGCACTGTTTGAGAAGGACCCGCAGATAGTTGCTGTCGCTCAAGGTTCcgtggccgccctcggcTTCAAGGAGAGAAGCGAAAGCCACGACTGGGACGTCATTCTCAAGAAGGACTCCAACGGAAAGATCCCAGATCGGGATCTGCAAAACGACGCATACCAGCTCTCGTTCAAGAGAGATGAGAACAAGAAGAGATACAGCGCGGCCAACCGCGTCAatgacggcatcgccatggggCTACCCTTGACTGTCCGCTTTAATAGTCTCGTCACGCGGGTCTTGGTCGATGGTGACCGCAAGGCGACAGGTGTCGAGTTCCTCGAGGGCACTATGCTGTACAAAGCCGACCCGCGCGTCCAAAAGAGCGGCGCCAACAATACGGGGACGCGGCGAACAGTTACAGCCAAGCGCGAGGTGATTATTGCTGGTGGCACGTTCAACACGCCACAAATCTTGATGCTGAGCGGTATCGGCCCTGCTGAGCACCTCAAGACTTTCGATATTCCCGTCGTGGCCGATCTGCCTGGAGTGGGCGGCAATCTTCAGGACCACTACGAGGTTCCCGTCATCCACGGGTTCCCCAATAACTTTACGCTGTTTGACGGCTGCATCgtggacaagggcaaggtctCTCCATGCTATGAGCAGTGGCGCACCAACGGCACTGGTCCGTGGACGACGCTTGGCTTTCCCCAGATCCTGCAGTGGACGAcgagcgtcgcgccgcgtGGCGAGCGCGACATCATCATGTACAGCTACCCGGACGCCATCCGAGGACACCTCCCGCCTTACACCGACTTCACCAAGTTCAGGGATGGCGCAAACAAGTACACCTTCACCATCGCCGAGTCACATTCGCGGAACCGCGCGGGCACTGTGCGGCTGACGTCTTCTGACCCACGAGACATGCCCGAGATCGATTTCAAGTACTTTGTTGacggggccgacgaggacatccagggcctggtcgacgccatcaagtTTGCCCGCAAGATCTTCGACTCGGTGCCCGGCCTAAAGGGGACGGCTGCGGAAGAGTGGTTCCCTGGACGAAACGTGAGCTCCGTGGAGGAGCTTCGCAACTTTGTCAAGTACGAGGCGTACGGACACCATCCCaccggcacggcggcgataggcggcgagggcaacgccatggccgtgctGGACTCACGCTTCCGGGTCCGGGGCATCCAGGGCCTCCGCGTTGTGGATGCGTCTATTTTCCCCGATGTGCCGGGAACGTTCCCGCTGATTGCGATTTTCATGATTAGCGAGAAGGCGAGTGACGTGATTCTGCAAGACGCCAAGGACACGAGAGACTGA
- a CDS encoding uncharacterized protein (COG:U~EggNog:ENOG503NW0J~TransMembrane:10 (i68-86o106-125i137-154o166-183i195-213o225-248i272-294o306-328i348-368o388-407i)): MANVNSIVAQPREAPPADVERTVSPHEKDLAQLAARSKEEDDSDDSSQFKQDGVKQVEAVTQVWDKKALWIVFGLLYLVNFVDTLFQAVTGGLEPYITSSFGQHGLLSVVSVISSIVGGSSKLAIAKVIDIRGRCEGFIFMIVLIILGILMKALCKNVETYTAGQTFYWVGHIGLGYIIDVILSDMTTLRNRMFMWGLYMSPRFAGTFGGPPIAELFYKKSTFRWAFGAFIIIITACAVPVIAILLYYEGKAKKLQILAEKPKRTLWESVKYYFVEFDVVGMLLTIAGFSLILLPMSIAKRAPNGWASGYIIAMLVLGVLCLAAFGVWERWFAKVPYLPFEYLKNRTILGACLLDAFLFMSVFCWDTYYYSYLQVVHGLSITVSGYTLNAYSLTSTFLAPFIGLLVLHSNC, encoded by the exons ATGGCAAACGTCAACAGCATCGTGGCACAGCCGCGCGAGGCCCCGCCCGCTGACGTCGAGAGGACGGTCAGCCCGCACGAGAAAGACCTCGCGCAGCTTGCCGCCCGCAGcaaggaggaagacgactCGGATGACAGCTCCCAGTTCAAGCAGGACGGTGTCAAACAGGTCGAGGCCGTGACACAGGTCTGGGACAAGAAGGCTCTCTGGATCGTCTTTGGATT GCTGTATCTCGTCAACTTCGTGGACACGCTCTTCCAGGCCGTGACTGGCGGCTTGGAACCATACATCACGTCTTCATTTGGCCAGCATGGCCTCCTGTCCGTGGTCAGCGTCATCTCGTCCATTGTTGGCGGTTCCAGCAAGCTAGCCATTGCCAAGGTCATCGACATCCGCGGCCGATGTGAAGGCTTCATCTTCATGATCGTTTTGATCATTCTTGGAATCCTCATGAAGGCGCTCTGCAAGAATGTTGAGACGTACACTGCCGGCCAAACCTTCTACTGGGTCGGCCACATTGGGCTCGGATACATTATCGATGTGATCCTGTCCGACATGACGACGCTCCGCAACCGAATGTTCATGTGGGGTCTGTATATGAGCCCCAGGTTTGCCGGGACATTCGGTGGCCCCCCCATTGCCGAACTCTTTTACAAGAAGTCGACCTTCCGATGGGCATTTGGAGctttcatcatcatcatcactgCGTGTGCTgtccccgtcatcgccatACTCCTCTACTACGAaggcaaggccaagaagtTGCAGATTCTTGCGGAGAAGCCGAAGCGCACACTTTGGGAATCTGTCAAGTACTATTTCGTCGAGTTTGATG TCGTTGGCATGCTTCTCACCATCGCAGGCTTCTCCCTGATTCTACTTCCCATGAGCATCGCGAAGCGGGCACCCAATGGCTGGGCTAGCGGCTATATTATTGCCATGCTCGTCCTTGGAGTCTTGTGTCTGGCCGCCTTTGGCGTGTGGGAGAGGTGGTTCGCCAAGGTGCCGTATCTGCCATTTGAGTACCTCAAGAACCGGACCATACTGGGCGCGTGCCTGCTCGATGCGTTCCTCTTCATGTCCGTCTT CTGCTGGGACACGTATTACTATTCATACCTGCAAGTCGTTCACGGCCTGAGCATCACCGTTTCTGGTTACACGCTCAATGCTTATTCGCTGACTTCGACCTTTCTCGCCCCGTTCATCGGACTGTTAGTGCTGCATTCGAATTGTTGA
- a CDS encoding uncharacterized protein (COG:U~EggNog:ENOG503NW0J~TransMembrane:14 (i68-86o106-125i137-154o166-183i195-213o225-248i272-294o306-328i348-368o388-406i413-434o440-465i477-500o554-572i)): protein MANVNSIVAQPREAPPADVERTVSPHEKDLAQLAARSKEEDDSDDSSQFKQDGVKQVEAVTQVWDKKALWIVFGLLYLVNFVDTLFQAVTGGLEPYITSSFGQHGLLSVVSVISSIVGGSSKLAIAKVIDIRGRCEGFIFMIVLIILGILMKALCKNVETYTAGQTFYWVGHIGLGYIIDVILSDMTTLRNRMFMWGLYMSPRFAGTFGGPPIAELFYKKSTFRWAFGAFIIIITACAVPVIAILLYYEGKAKKLQILAEKPKRTLWESVKYYFVEFDVVGMLLTIAGFSLILLPMSIAKRAPNGWASGYIIAMLVLGVLCLAAFGVWERWFAKVPYLPFEYLKNRTILGACLLDAFLFMSVFCWDTYYYSYLQVVHGLSITVSGYTLNAYSLTSTFLAPFIGLFLRWYGRYYWVAISGIPFCVLGTALLYHFRHPGEDIGYLVMCQVFHGVSGGIWAMTGPLALMASVGHQDIAVVLALHGMFASIGRSIGLGISGAIWNNDLPVEIYRELPDNAKNQSAALFGDMRLQLHDPLGTPIRDAVVTAYGTVQRRMVIAGCAILPFIVACVLVWRNLPIDRKQTKGTVF from the exons ATGGCAAACGTCAACAGCATCGTGGCACAGCCGCGCGAGGCCCCGCCCGCTGACGTCGAGAGGACGGTCAGCCCGCACGAGAAAGACCTCGCGCAGCTTGCCGCCCGCAGcaaggaggaagacgactCGGATGACAGCTCCCAGTTCAAGCAGGACGGTGTCAAACAGGTCGAGGCCGTGACACAGGTCTGGGACAAGAAGGCTCTCTGGATCGTCTTTGGATT GCTGTATCTCGTCAACTTCGTGGACACGCTCTTCCAGGCCGTGACTGGCGGCTTGGAACCATACATCACGTCTTCATTTGGCCAGCATGGCCTCCTGTCCGTGGTCAGCGTCATCTCGTCCATTGTTGGCGGTTCCAGCAAGCTAGCCATTGCCAAGGTCATCGACATCCGCGGCCGATGTGAAGGCTTCATCTTCATGATCGTTTTGATCATTCTTGGAATCCTCATGAAGGCGCTCTGCAAGAATGTTGAGACGTACACTGCCGGCCAAACCTTCTACTGGGTCGGCCACATTGGGCTCGGATACATTATCGATGTGATCCTGTCCGACATGACGACGCTCCGCAACCGAATGTTCATGTGGGGTCTGTATATGAGCCCCAGGTTTGCCGGGACATTCGGTGGCCCCCCCATTGCCGAACTCTTTTACAAGAAGTCGACCTTCCGATGGGCATTTGGAGctttcatcatcatcatcactgCGTGTGCTgtccccgtcatcgccatACTCCTCTACTACGAaggcaaggccaagaagtTGCAGATTCTTGCGGAGAAGCCGAAGCGCACACTTTGGGAATCTGTCAAGTACTATTTCGTCGAGTTTGATG TCGTTGGCATGCTTCTCACCATCGCAGGCTTCTCCCTGATTCTACTTCCCATGAGCATCGCGAAGCGGGCACCCAATGGCTGGGCTAGCGGCTATATTATTGCCATGCTCGTCCTTGGAGTCTTGTGTCTGGCCGCCTTTGGCGTGTGGGAGAGGTGGTTCGCCAAGGTGCCGTATCTGCCATTTGAGTACCTCAAGAACCGGACCATACTGGGCGCGTGCCTGCTCGATGCGTTCCTCTTCATGTCCGTCTT CTGCTGGGACACGTATTACTATTCATACCTGCAAGTCGTTCACGGCCTGAGCATCACCGTTTCTGGTTACACGCTCAATGCTTATTCGCTGACTTCGACCTTTCTCGCCCCGTTCATCGGACT CTTTCTCCGATGGTACGGTCGCTACTACTGGGTTGCCATCTCGGGCATTCCGTTCTGCGTTTTGGGCACCGCCCTGCTGTATCATTTCCGACACCCTGGCGAGGACATTGGCTACCTAGTCATGTGTCAAGTCTTTCATGGAGTGTCCGGAGGCATCTGGGCCATGACGGGGCCTCTGGCGCTGATGGCGTCCGTTGGGCATCAGGACATTGCCGTGGTCCTTGCATTGCACGGCATGTTTGCGTCCATCGGCCGGTCAATCGGCCTCGGTATCTCGGGCGCTATTTGGAACAACGATCTGCCCGTGGAGATTTACAGGGAGTTGCCTGACAATGCCAAAAACCAGAGCGCGGCGCTCTTCGGCGATATGCGCTTGCAGCTCCACGACCCCTTGGGCACGCCCATCCGTGACGCTGTTGTCACGGCGTACGGTACAGTCCAGAGGCGGATGGTCATTGCCGGTTGCGCCATCTTGCCCTTCATTGTCGCCTGCGTGCTCGTGTGGCGGAACCTTCCCATCGACAGGAAGCAGACCAAGGGGACTGTTTTCTGA
- a CDS encoding uncharacterized protein (COG:S~EggNog:ENOG503NV77), producing the protein MSSTEQSYNSNGASPSISSVVPGPITHAQNYPIESESRHLSAAPHDYRDHDGHTSMDRAMTQDHEPGDTNDVSSNSDEPAKKRRRSRKGLGKRFACSAEGCGKSYSRAEHLYRHQLNHNSKQIFRCEYPNCPRTFVRGDLLKRHMDRHAAKGPQLGRRESIGGNIPQPTPDSMLSDVNCSDHAYEFMNQTSGHHYQSPLGTSDGPYTPISNTPPTVQLTKATSAKATNGYRPDSTYETRESLNSLHDPSPASRPLQASSENAGALSQQPANQPVYRQPAVASHLADGFVPQQNVVPMHLPPAQYPSPHRRCAPSATQSYAVPDSTDFVDQAQRQSSEMVVLDQMAMPGAGPVFGADGELNKSPYVGMPEDFMAYLFNSLPSASSPSGPVLAAVGSNSYGDLRNNQYSTPFMGSDGLTMGYFPSDPQQVMAVNNLLDQDTPEASISEHKSEEIFDLIRDRFHENDLPPVERQRESIISGDRTDGTHMLSRRMMQAYIRSYWYHFSDQMPILHKPTFSADTTPNLLLLAMMTIGAACLDRTHGQQVMKAGAMISNFLARHLRWEIFMDWNFRPPAKLWVFQALILLEIYEKMYSTRELHERAHIHHATTITLMRRGRSLIGKSSLDSPPNAREGQNGSHAGGTSAQTPDEWWNHWITSEATRRAAFAAFVVDTTHATMFGHSGVMAAHEMRLALPCDESLWRATSSAEVARVESNLISQGIKPVSFLEGLKRTLSHQEVRTTSFGRTVLMAGLLSVTYHMHQRDLQVNILGGGVTHALGGRDKWRATLTRAYDSWKADFDDALEQSEPSSDPYRHDAAKHEFNIVFASRTVLHHLAHMAMHADIVDCQIFARAKRLLGRTIGPQEFNGAWRRIQELWAHTARARDATFYALKFLSSVMLAGADGEPTVPGHNMQKYYEARHDVLMNRPWVLYFAALVVWCYGFALEGPCADAVVGTSGEEIQRQMQAYLVQFGGISDPSELHLMRGVNNNTALLMVLKESFENTRWDLLHEAANLLRNCIMLNAGGAV; encoded by the exons ATGTCTTCTACAGAGCAGTCTTACAACAGCAACGGAGCATCTCCGTCAATCTCTTCCGTTGTCCCCGGACCCATCACTCACGCCCAAAATTACCCGATCGAGTCAGAATCAAGGCATCTTAGTGCTGCGCCTCATGACTATAGAGATCACGACGGTCACACGTCCATGGACCGTGCCATGACACAGGATCATGAGCCTGGGGATACCAACGATGTCTCGTCGAACTCTGACGAACCTGCTAAGAAGAGACGTCGAAGTCGCAAGGGCCTTGGAAAAAGGTTCGCGTGCAGTGCTGAAGGATGCGGGAAAAGTTACTCTAGAGCGGAACATTT GTACCGTCACCAACTTAACCACAACTCAAAGCAGATATTCCGCTGCGAGTATCCCAACTGCCCCCGCACTTTCGTCCGAGGGGATCTCCTCAAACGGCACATGGATCGACATGCAGCAAAAGGGCCACAACTTGGGCGACGCGAATCGATAGGTGGGAACATCCCACAGCCGACTCCAGACTCGATGCTGAGTGATGTCAATTGCTCTGACCATGCCTACGAATTCATGAACCAGACATCTGGGCATCACTATCAGTCCCCCCTTGGCACTTCAGACGGCCCTTACACTCCCATTAGCAACACACCCCCCACTGTACAACTGACCAAGGCAACTTCTGCCAAAGCCACAAACGGGTATCGCCCTGACTCAACATACGAGACCCGCGAATCTCTCAATAGTCTACATGACCCATCACCGGCATCTCGTCCTTTACAGGCTTCGTCGGAAAACGCTGGCGCCTTGTCGCAGCAACCTGCCAATCAGCCAGTCTACCGGCAGCCGGCTGTGGCATCCCACCTAGCTGATGGGTTTGTTCCACAGCAGAATGTTGTCCCCATGCACCTGCCGCCGGCTCAGTATCCGAGCCCCCACAGGCGATGTGCCCCGAGCGCGACCCAGTCATACGCTGTACCTGACTCCACCGACTTCGTCGACCAGGCGCAGCGTCAGTCTTCGGAGATGGTCGTATTGGATCAGATGGCCATGCCTGGTGCAGGGCCAGTGTTTGGAGCGGATGGAGAGCTCAACAAGTCGCCTTATGTCGGCATGCCAGAAGACTTCATGGCCTACTTGTTCAACTCACTCCCCAGTGCCAGTTCACCCAGTGGCCCAGTGCTGGCTGCCGTAGGCTCCAA TAGCTATGGGGACCTTCGGAACAATCAATATTCTACGCCTTTTATGGGAAGTGATGGATTGACAATGGGGTATTTCCCCTCGGACCCGCAGCAGGTCATGGCGGTAAACAATTTGCTCGATCAAGATACGCCCGAGGCGAGCATCTCCGAGCACAAGAGCGAAGAAATTTTCGACCTCATTCGGGACAGATTTCACGAAAACGATCTGCCGCCCGTAGAGCGTCAAAGGGAAAGCATCATTTCCGGGGATCGTACCGACGGCACCCATATGCTGAGCAGGAGAATGATGCAGGCATACATCCGGTCCTACTGGTACCATTTCAGCGACCAGATGCCTATTCTGCACAAGCCAACATTTAGTGCTGACACGACGCCAAATCTATTGCTCCTTGCTATGATGACAATCGGGGCTGCTTGCCTAGACAGGACGCACGGGCAACAGGTGATGAAAGCTGGCGCGATGATATCAAACTTCTTGGCCCGGCATCTCCGATGGGAAATCTTCATGGACTGGAACTTTCGTCCACCGGCTAAGCTTTGGGTCTTTCAAGCCCTCATACTCTTGGAAATATACGAGAAAATGTACTCAACAAGAGAGCTCCATGAAAGAGCCCACATTCACCACGCCACGACGATCACCCTcatgcgccgcggccgctcgcTCATTGGTAAATCGTCTCTGGACTCTCCGCCGAATGCTCGTGAGGGACAAAATGGATCGCACGCTGGAGGGACATCAGCGCAAACGCCGGACGAATGGTGGAACCATTGGATCACGAGTGAGGCtacgaggcgggcggccttcGCGGCTTTCGTCGTGGATACAACTCACGCGACCATGTTTGGCCACTCAGGGGTGATGGCTGCACATGAAATGCGACTGGCGTTGCCCTGTGACGAGTCGCTTTGGCGAGCAACGAGCAGCGCTGAGGTAGCCAGGGTCGAGTCCAACCTCATTTCTCAGGGCATAAAGCCTGTGTCGTTTCTTGAAGGCCTCAAACGCACTCTGAGCCACCAAGAGGTGCGGACGACATCATTTGGACGGACGGTTCTCATGGCAGGACTGCTCAGCGTGACGTACCACATGCACCAAAGGGACCTCCAGGTCAACATCCTAGGCGGCGGAGTGACGCATGCCCTTGGTGGTCGCGACAAGTGGAGAGCAACGTTGACGAGAGCATATGACTCGTGGAAAGCAGATTTCGACGATGCCCTGGAACAAAGCGAACCATCAAGTGACCCTTATCGGCATGACGCGGCGAAGCACGAATTCAACATTGTCTTTGCTAGTCGGACGGTACTACATCACCTTGCTCACATGGCCATGCATGCAGACATTGTGGACTGCCAGATATTTGCCCGTGCAAAGCGCCTGCTTGGGAGGACAATCGGGCCACAGGAGTTCAACGGGGCTTGGCGCAGGATCCAGGAGCTGTGGGCGCACACGGCACGAGCCCGAGACGCAACTTTCTACGCGCTGAAATTCTTGAGCTCAGTGATGCTGGCcggcgctgacggcgagCCCACTGTCCCCGGTCACAATATGCAAAAATACTACGAGGCGCGGCACGACGTGCTGATGAACCGTCCGTGGGTGTTGTATttcgcggcgctcgtcgtctggtgCTACGGCTTCGCACTCGAGGGCCCTTGCGCGGATGCCGTCGTTGGCACGTCCGGAGAAGAGATTCAGCGGCAAATGCAGGCGTACCTGGTCCAATTCGGAGGCATTTCGGACCCCAGTGAGCTGCATTTGATGAGAGGCGTGAACAACAATACCGCGCTTCTGATGGTGCTAAAGGAGTCGTTTGAGAACACTCGATGGGACCTCCTGCACGAAGCTGCAAACCTTTTACGCAACTGCATCATGCTCAATGCCGGGGGAGCTGTGTAA